Proteins encoded within one genomic window of Bradyrhizobium sp. AZCC 1719:
- a CDS encoding DUF4062 domain-containing protein, giving the protein MDRPTIFISSTIYDFRDMRSAIKDHLEENGCRVLASEYNDFTKPLDKHSYQACLDTIEQADVFLLLVGTRVGGWFDAPNRVSITQQEYRTAYELAQDGKIKLLSFVREEVWNHRQGSKELSKHLESLSELDDEIRKKISARPTAFASDSDFIVSFIDEISRNKETAEAVKGRGSMPVGNWVHTFSRFSDIRDVLDPLILNGLSVRHAAGRKALQNQLLILLRDVVPVINGKPMIPAPTILKLAKEIDLKTDALTSTVWLTDQTFGRLVFLAMIAPNTTLSEAGLETALGSDLLLEYVPAEGNFKQTPAYDLLTELLDQIRKLEKARTGLGLNEIIVCGAPKNRGTNKSVTVPTHLVAGVLHMLFRWADVAALAKALAQVLDGKPSAALQRMPLTPFREQEEELKREQVSLEQIRTFVGLESSSPAGEQPMSEVSENR; this is encoded by the coding sequence ATGGACCGCCCGACGATATTTATTTCATCGACGATTTACGATTTCCGCGACATGCGGAGCGCTATCAAGGACCATTTGGAAGAGAACGGGTGCAGAGTTCTTGCCTCGGAGTACAACGATTTCACAAAGCCGCTCGATAAGCACTCCTATCAGGCCTGCCTCGACACGATCGAGCAGGCGGATGTTTTTCTGCTGTTGGTCGGAACGCGCGTCGGGGGCTGGTTTGACGCCCCCAACCGCGTCAGCATTACGCAACAGGAATACCGGACCGCGTACGAACTCGCTCAGGACGGAAAGATAAAGCTGCTCTCGTTCGTCCGTGAAGAAGTTTGGAACCATCGTCAGGGCAGCAAGGAACTATCGAAGCATCTTGAAAGCTTGTCCGAACTCGACGACGAAATTCGAAAGAAGATCAGCGCCAGGCCGACCGCTTTCGCCAGTGACAGCGATTTTATCGTATCGTTTATCGACGAAATTTCGCGAAACAAAGAAACCGCCGAGGCCGTCAAGGGACGCGGATCGATGCCGGTAGGCAACTGGGTTCACACCTTTAGCCGGTTTTCCGATATTCGCGATGTTCTCGATCCTTTGATCCTAAACGGCCTGTCCGTGCGGCACGCCGCGGGACGCAAGGCGCTGCAAAATCAGTTGCTCATCCTCCTGCGGGACGTCGTGCCTGTTATCAACGGCAAGCCCATGATTCCGGCGCCCACGATCTTGAAGCTCGCCAAGGAGATCGACCTCAAGACTGACGCTCTGACGAGTACGGTGTGGCTGACAGATCAAACGTTTGGCAGGCTGGTCTTCTTGGCGATGATTGCCCCGAACACGACCTTGAGTGAAGCGGGACTAGAAACGGCTCTGGGGTCCGATTTGCTGCTGGAATACGTTCCGGCGGAAGGCAATTTCAAGCAAACGCCCGCCTACGACCTGCTGACTGAATTGCTCGACCAGATTCGCAAGCTTGAGAAGGCGCGAACAGGATTAGGTCTCAATGAGATCATCGTTTGTGGCGCGCCCAAGAATAGGGGCACGAATAAATCGGTAACGGTTCCCACGCATCTTGTTGCCGGTGTGCTTCATATGCTTTTCCGTTGGGCCGATGTTGCTGCTCTCGCAAAAGCTCTCGCTCAAGTCTTGGACGGCAAGCCCTCAGCCGCCCTTCAACGCATGCCGCTGACGCCATTCCGCGAACAGGAAGAAGAGCTTAAGCGAGAGCAGGTGTCCCTGGAGCAAATCAGGACGTTCGTTGGACTGGAATCTAGCAGTCCCGCGGGCGAACAGCCGATGTCCGAGGTCTCTGAAAATCGCTAG
- a CDS encoding helix-turn-helix transcriptional regulator, protein MSETFLSRRKIASRGGFSPNTLKNYAERGIGPEFVKVGGSYRYSVAAFDAWLAQHKVGAAQ, encoded by the coding sequence ATGTCTGAAACTTTTCTCTCCCGACGAAAGATCGCATCGCGCGGCGGTTTCTCGCCGAATACGCTCAAAAACTATGCCGAACGCGGGATTGGCCCTGAGTTCGTGAAGGTCGGTGGTTCTTACCGTTACAGTGTCGCCGCATTTGATGCATGGCTTGCGCAACACAAGGTCGGAGCCGCCCAATGA
- a CDS encoding DUF1353 domain-containing protein, with protein sequence MDEDAKQQFAIEREKVVLQTQLERKRLTVQNELEREKLTVQKELEWQKLADQKELEREKLTVDRLKSRLDFKKFILGSVFVAVAIAAIPPLFQLATAVLEYTKSTADRLAKQQALRDDYNKDFINNALNQDIELRIRFSQYLANVSSEPNRPDWLRYHKELKAGRDTIRIEIDKMEARWRTLSGAKDRDEIEIAKLERNLDWAYKEVGYVPKNRSAVVNPRAPEPAIAPATPIAPTSTLFIQPLLDQMYVVSKPFIWVPKADQGKKYEPVIVPAGFVLSLDIVPKVFWALLSPDSNNAAPTVLLQFLYWDQNRSREVADDIFRIALEESGASTSNVTILYQSVRRFGQAAWDENARQKAQGEKRILKEIPTEPAKWADLKQRPENFQ encoded by the coding sequence ATGGACGAGGACGCCAAGCAACAATTTGCTATCGAGCGGGAGAAGGTAGTCCTCCAAACCCAATTGGAGCGCAAGAGGCTAACAGTCCAGAACGAATTGGAACGGGAGAAGCTAACCGTTCAAAAGGAATTAGAGTGGCAGAAGCTCGCCGATCAAAAGGAATTAGAGCGAGAGAAATTAACTGTAGATCGTCTCAAGTCTCGGCTAGACTTCAAAAAGTTCATCCTGGGAAGCGTATTCGTCGCCGTGGCGATAGCTGCAATCCCGCCGCTGTTTCAATTAGCGACAGCCGTTCTGGAATATACGAAATCGACCGCAGATCGGCTGGCGAAGCAGCAAGCCCTTCGAGACGACTACAATAAAGATTTCATAAACAACGCACTGAATCAAGATATCGAATTACGCATTCGATTCTCGCAATATCTCGCAAATGTCTCGAGTGAACCAAACAGGCCGGACTGGCTGCGATACCACAAAGAGTTAAAGGCCGGACGGGATACCATTCGAATTGAAATCGACAAAATGGAAGCACGTTGGCGCACGCTCTCGGGCGCGAAAGATAGGGACGAAATCGAAATAGCAAAGTTAGAGAGAAATCTCGATTGGGCGTACAAAGAAGTTGGATACGTTCCGAAAAATCGGAGTGCGGTTGTAAATCCACGCGCGCCCGAGCCTGCCATTGCACCAGCCACTCCGATCGCGCCTACCTCGACCCTGTTCATACAACCGCTGCTCGATCAAATGTACGTTGTGTCGAAGCCCTTCATTTGGGTTCCCAAAGCAGATCAGGGCAAGAAGTATGAGCCAGTGATAGTTCCAGCCGGGTTTGTACTTTCCCTAGATATCGTGCCCAAAGTGTTCTGGGCACTTTTGTCGCCGGACAGCAACAATGCTGCTCCAACGGTACTCCTTCAGTTTCTGTACTGGGATCAGAATAGGTCCCGAGAAGTCGCCGATGACATCTTTAGAATTGCTCTCGAAGAATCCGGCGCTAGTACGTCAAACGTAACAATTCTCTATCAATCTGTCAGGCGGTTCGGGCAAGCAGCTTGGGACGAAAACGCGAGACAAAAGGCACAAGGAGAGAAGCGTATTCTCAAAGAAATTCCAACAGAACCGGCTAAATGGGCAGACCTGAAACAGCGCCCTGAGAACTTCCAGTAA
- a CDS encoding bifunctional DNA primase/polymerase → MASPFALTAPWLIAHGYSPLPIAPTGDDDWAPKGKEPGAFEVRDGEPVWRRLKKWDVFCLRQAHPKIIAHWSAWPDAGIGLGCGYSGLVAVDIDDDALVEPIRAVLPPVMVAKRGRKGFTAFYRSAKPPPSKNYRTADKRGLLDFLSVGKQTVLPPTAHPAGGRYEWITERTLLDTSIAELPEITGAHVAAMEAVLRSHGWDAPAERPGHPERPVERPARSTAPVAWGDDDVNAAALANLSAWVPDLGLPKLRRHGAGYRAVAPWRGSGTGRGIAARAANLGIHPTGIRDFGSDDTFSAVTLVAEASNLDYSAAAAWLRDRLGLTQEPILHLTTRLKPTYRDNRVPLADAATRLRALTGDEFADAILTGIAVRNQGKIKPPLIHPSHPVTVVRVEAGVGKTHTAIEAIAKQARLGRRFVYVVPRHDLADQVAKSFEERGVKAEVYRGYDRPDPLTPDHLMCRNLPAYEAARALGVGARDAVCQRRIDNETVRCPLANVCGLERQRDARPSVWVVPAALLHSKRPDFFFEPDAVVIDEGFIDNAIGEPVAVDVATLLKAKIEACNDEEHEVVERFRHRLASAIKANGDGPLSRAALIDHGINAEDAYAVGWLEQRRVGSSILRPDMRESELKTVAYRHAARNKFARAAGVLWHEIAAFLEEWKIESILGDRSRSGRITVTDGKVSVTPLQPMHPSWRAPTLVLDATAPPVSLLAIALGEIEAPGWPPVVTEQPDVSAKWPDHVRVRQVVGAPVSMSKLGLWKDAKPRNVRDVVRYIALRAALAAPATVGLITYKGLREKIADLLPANVVARHFGALAGMNDMQGVAGLIVIGRPAPTRAAVEAAASVFAGRPLSGGEGHFFDQRQGGILLADGSVIATTVDRHPEPIAEALRWRITVGELLQAVGRLRPHRRAEPCWLDVLCDVPLPITVHEIARWGDVAPGGLADMAAEGVLLTNVQDAMTAFKMTEWDARGVGGFSIESLIRDSTDSSPIRKFTYQKAGPGQKRYTGYYLPGVLAGGTAALRVWLEEWLGPLASLEVERMPSRAAFVKIAREAGHLKFANIFSLVLESIETFFDDLEPIT, encoded by the coding sequence ATGGCCTCACCTTTTGCTCTGACGGCCCCTTGGCTGATCGCGCACGGCTACTCGCCGTTGCCGATTGCACCGACTGGCGATGACGATTGGGCGCCGAAAGGGAAAGAGCCCGGCGCATTTGAGGTGCGCGACGGCGAACCTGTGTGGCGTCGCCTCAAGAAGTGGGACGTGTTCTGCCTGCGGCAGGCGCATCCCAAGATCATCGCACATTGGTCAGCATGGCCCGATGCCGGTATCGGCTTGGGCTGCGGCTACAGCGGACTGGTAGCGGTCGATATCGACGACGACGCCCTTGTCGAGCCGATCCGCGCAGTTCTGCCGCCGGTCATGGTGGCGAAGCGCGGACGGAAGGGCTTCACCGCGTTCTACCGGTCCGCCAAGCCGCCGCCCTCGAAAAACTATCGCACCGCAGACAAGCGCGGCCTTCTCGATTTTCTGAGTGTCGGCAAGCAGACGGTGTTACCGCCGACGGCGCACCCGGCCGGAGGTCGGTACGAATGGATCACCGAACGGACGCTTCTCGACACATCGATTGCAGAGCTTCCCGAAATCACTGGCGCGCATGTCGCCGCGATGGAGGCCGTTCTCCGCTCTCACGGTTGGGATGCCCCCGCTGAGCGTCCCGGGCATCCTGAGAGGCCCGTAGAACGGCCTGCGCGCAGCACCGCGCCCGTCGCGTGGGGCGACGACGACGTGAACGCGGCGGCGCTCGCGAACCTGTCCGCGTGGGTGCCCGACCTTGGCCTGCCAAAGCTCCGCCGACATGGTGCTGGTTATCGTGCTGTTGCGCCCTGGCGCGGGTCCGGCACCGGTCGCGGGATTGCTGCGCGCGCCGCAAATCTCGGTATCCATCCGACCGGCATTCGGGACTTCGGAAGCGACGACACCTTCAGCGCCGTGACGCTGGTCGCAGAGGCGAGCAACCTAGACTATAGCGCCGCCGCTGCGTGGCTTCGTGACCGGCTGGGACTGACCCAAGAGCCGATTCTACATCTGACCACGCGCCTCAAGCCAACCTACCGGGACAACCGCGTCCCGCTCGCCGATGCCGCCACCCGCTTGCGGGCGCTCACCGGTGATGAATTTGCCGACGCCATCCTGACCGGGATCGCGGTTCGCAATCAGGGAAAGATCAAGCCGCCGCTGATCCACCCGTCACACCCGGTTACGGTGGTGCGGGTCGAGGCCGGTGTCGGCAAAACCCATACGGCGATTGAAGCCATTGCGAAGCAAGCTCGGCTTGGCCGCCGATTCGTTTACGTTGTTCCTCGCCACGACTTGGCGGATCAAGTTGCAAAGAGCTTCGAAGAACGTGGCGTCAAGGCCGAGGTCTATCGCGGATACGACCGCCCCGACCCGCTCACGCCCGACCATCTCATGTGCCGCAATCTGCCTGCCTATGAGGCCGCGCGCGCCCTTGGCGTCGGTGCACGGGATGCCGTCTGCCAACGGCGCATTGATAACGAGACCGTTCGATGTCCACTCGCCAATGTCTGCGGATTGGAACGCCAGCGCGACGCTCGGCCGTCCGTTTGGGTTGTTCCTGCGGCGTTGCTGCACTCAAAGCGGCCGGACTTCTTTTTTGAGCCCGACGCTGTCGTGATCGACGAAGGGTTCATTGACAACGCGATCGGCGAGCCGGTGGCGGTTGACGTCGCTACGCTGCTCAAGGCCAAGATCGAAGCTTGCAATGACGAGGAACACGAAGTGGTTGAGCGCTTTCGCCACCGTCTTGCCTCCGCGATCAAGGCGAACGGCGACGGGCCGCTGTCCCGCGCCGCGCTGATAGACCACGGGATCAACGCCGAAGACGCCTACGCGGTCGGCTGGCTTGAGCAACGTCGCGTCGGTTCGTCGATCTTGCGCCCCGACATGCGGGAAAGCGAACTCAAGACCGTTGCTTATCGCCATGCGGCACGGAACAAGTTCGCTCGCGCTGCCGGGGTGCTGTGGCATGAGATCGCGGCCTTTCTTGAGGAATGGAAGATCGAGTCAATCCTCGGCGATAGATCACGATCAGGGCGGATCACGGTGACGGACGGCAAGGTTTCTGTGACGCCGTTGCAGCCTATGCATCCGTCGTGGCGCGCGCCGACGCTCGTGCTCGACGCTACCGCGCCTCCGGTGTCGCTACTCGCGATTGCGCTCGGTGAGATCGAAGCCCCTGGCTGGCCTCCGGTTGTGACCGAACAGCCGGACGTTTCTGCTAAGTGGCCCGATCACGTGCGGGTGCGGCAGGTTGTCGGCGCGCCGGTCAGCATGTCGAAGCTCGGCCTCTGGAAGGACGCCAAGCCGCGTAACGTACGTGACGTGGTGCGTTACATAGCGCTTCGCGCCGCGCTGGCTGCGCCCGCGACGGTCGGCCTGATCACTTACAAGGGATTGCGTGAGAAGATCGCGGACCTGCTTCCAGCAAACGTTGTCGCGCGGCACTTCGGAGCCCTCGCGGGCATGAACGACATGCAGGGCGTTGCGGGGTTGATCGTTATTGGGCGACCCGCTCCCACGCGCGCCGCCGTAGAGGCCGCTGCATCTGTGTTCGCCGGTCGGCCGCTCTCCGGTGGTGAGGGGCATTTCTTCGATCAAAGGCAAGGCGGCATCCTGCTTGCTGATGGCTCTGTCATTGCGACCACGGTGGATCGCCACCCCGAACCGATTGCAGAGGCGCTGCGTTGGCGGATCACTGTGGGGGAGTTGCTTCAGGCGGTGGGCCGATTGCGCCCCCACAGGCGCGCCGAGCCGTGTTGGCTGGACGTTTTGTGTGACGTGCCGTTGCCGATCACGGTTCATGAGATCGCACGCTGGGGAGACGTAGCTCCGGGGGGCCTCGCTGACATGGCGGCGGAGGGCGTGCTCCTGACAAATGTTCAGGACGCCATGACGGCATTCAAAATGACGGAATGGGACGCCCGAGGAGTCGGTGGTTTCTCTATAGAGTCTCTTATTAGAGATTCCACCGACTCCTCTCCCATCCGAAAGTTCACCTACCAGAAGGCAGGACCCGGCCAGAAGCGGTACACCGGCTACTATCTCCCCGGTGTCCTGGCCGGTGGCACGGCCGCCCTCCGGGTGTGGCTAGAAGAATGGCTGGGGCCGCTGGCGAGCCTTGAAGTTGAGCGGATGCCGTCGCGCGCCGCCTTCGTCAAGATCGCTCGGGAGGCAGGCCACTTGAAGTTTGCGAACATTTTTTCACTGGTGCTGGAATCGATCGAGACGTTCTTTGACGATCTTGAACCGATCACGTAG
- a CDS encoding helix-turn-helix transcriptional regulator, translating to MGINLLTEAEVADFLGKSVITLARWRREGYGPAYVRIGRSPRYRREDLALFMQANSIVPGGASAS from the coding sequence GTGGGCATCAATCTTCTGACCGAAGCCGAAGTCGCTGACTTCCTTGGAAAATCAGTCATCACGCTCGCACGTTGGCGACGCGAGGGCTACGGCCCTGCCTATGTTCGCATCGGACGCTCGCCGCGGTATCGGCGTGAAGACCTTGCGCTCTTCATGCAAGCCAACTCCATAGTGCCGGGCGGTGCGAGCGCCTCATAA
- a CDS encoding tyrosine-type recombinase/integrase, with protein MPVKLTDPHVRHASPKDNRYEIADSQQPGLRLVVQPSGAKSWAYRYEREGGKPVKVTLGRAAGPGALSLAEARNAANDASRLRSIGGDPADRRRAEKRAEAARIAAEEREARRKDDTVENVLARYYADHVDGLKSAREVRRVLGRELKDWAKRRVDDIQRGDAIRLLDAVKARAPVQSKRLRAYGRHFFAWCASKELTGANPFEGTAVVKEVPRDRVLTDDELRLLLRAIERLEWPRRQFFHLLLLTAQRLNEVGAMEWSELDLTSDTPTWVLPGSRSKNGRSHTIPLSPSAVEILTGMDRLANSPRVFASFSAARAKTAINDAMLAVVREEAEMRGDDPEATTVAPWRLHDLRRTAATTMPRLGVDVVTIERVLNHQMRGVMAVYQKYSFDREKRRALELWADFLNNLTTARESNVVPLKKAEA; from the coding sequence ATGCCCGTAAAGCTCACGGACCCACACGTCCGTCATGCCTCCCCAAAGGACAATCGATATGAGATCGCTGACAGCCAACAGCCGGGGTTGCGGCTGGTGGTCCAGCCATCTGGCGCGAAGTCCTGGGCCTATCGTTACGAGCGCGAGGGCGGGAAACCTGTGAAGGTCACGTTGGGGCGCGCTGCCGGCCCGGGGGCGCTTTCCCTGGCCGAAGCGCGCAATGCGGCGAACGACGCTAGCCGCCTCCGCTCCATCGGAGGCGATCCGGCCGACCGACGCAGGGCCGAAAAGCGGGCTGAGGCCGCCCGGATCGCGGCGGAGGAACGGGAGGCGCGGCGGAAAGACGACACGGTCGAGAATGTGCTGGCGCGTTACTACGCCGACCATGTTGACGGGTTGAAGTCTGCCCGAGAGGTACGTCGGGTTCTGGGTCGGGAATTGAAGGACTGGGCCAAGCGGCGGGTAGACGACATCCAGCGCGGAGACGCGATCCGCTTGCTGGACGCGGTGAAGGCGCGCGCGCCGGTCCAGTCGAAGCGGCTACGTGCCTATGGGCGCCATTTTTTTGCGTGGTGTGCGAGCAAGGAACTGACCGGAGCGAATCCGTTTGAGGGTACCGCCGTCGTGAAGGAGGTGCCGCGCGACCGTGTTTTGACGGACGATGAATTGCGGCTCTTGCTGCGCGCAATCGAGCGGCTGGAATGGCCCCGGCGGCAGTTCTTTCATCTGCTTTTGCTGACGGCGCAGCGTTTGAACGAGGTGGGCGCAATGGAATGGTCAGAACTTGATCTGACCAGCGACACGCCGACGTGGGTGCTGCCCGGCTCGCGGTCGAAGAACGGCCGATCGCATACCATCCCCCTGTCACCTAGCGCGGTCGAAATTCTGACCGGCATGGACCGGCTCGCGAACTCGCCGCGCGTATTCGCGTCGTTCTCGGCCGCTCGTGCAAAAACCGCGATTAACGACGCCATGCTTGCGGTGGTGCGCGAGGAAGCGGAGATGCGCGGCGACGATCCAGAGGCCACCACTGTCGCACCTTGGCGGTTGCATGACCTGCGACGAACAGCGGCCACAACGATGCCCCGGCTTGGTGTGGACGTGGTGACGATCGAGCGCGTGCTGAACCACCAGATGCGGGGCGTGATGGCCGTCTATCAAAAATATAGCTTCGACCGGGAGAAGCGGCGCGCCCTCGAATTGTGGGCTGACTTCCTCAACAATCTAACCACGGCTCGCGAGTCGAATGTCGTTCCCCTCAAGAAAGCGGAGGCGTGA
- a CDS encoding helix-turn-helix domain-containing protein: protein MRNKASASTRSNQTYLNVLRKICADAKARGVYKGRKATIDPEKIRKMKAGGIGPSAIAKALKIGRASVYRALGS, encoded by the coding sequence TTGCGTAACAAAGCAAGCGCATCGACACGCTCGAACCAGACCTATCTGAATGTTCTCCGCAAAATATGCGCCGACGCGAAAGCGCGGGGCGTCTACAAGGGACGCAAGGCCACCATTGACCCTGAGAAAATTCGGAAGATGAAGGCGGGAGGCATCGGCCCTTCGGCGATTGCCAAAGCACTCAAGATCGGCCGCGCGTCAGTTTATCGAGCACTGGGAAGCTGA
- a CDS encoding DUF1353 domain-containing protein, with amino-acid sequence MNEKDLAHAVAADLGPEVLASLEVASSDDRARALNVTEAMAIGGFLVQCAQVIIEIWSARQDRLLLVQALVNSEKLMEAYPRLDPEKRLGLIARLLNKFLPDTFGRPRHDENAAADKRQWVTGYLESRNGTDPSGRTFHGGATILLPFADQFWWIVYNDIGWIPDSSDGAGVVRVDVPRGFVTDLASVPAFLWAVLQKTGRYGNAAIYHDYLYWQQTCTRETADLVFDRAMVEMGVDTVTRNVIWAGVRVFGGRAWEENAVEKAAGGRRLVKRFPDRPTITWEEWRKQADVF; translated from the coding sequence GTGAATGAGAAAGACCTCGCCCACGCGGTTGCAGCCGATTTGGGGCCTGAGGTGCTGGCATCCCTCGAAGTAGCAAGTTCGGATGATCGCGCCCGCGCCCTTAATGTCACCGAGGCGATGGCGATTGGCGGCTTTCTGGTGCAATGCGCTCAGGTTATCATAGAAATCTGGAGCGCCCGGCAGGATCGTCTCTTGTTAGTCCAGGCCCTCGTCAACAGCGAGAAGCTGATGGAGGCGTACCCCCGCCTCGATCCCGAAAAGCGGCTTGGGCTTATTGCTCGACTGCTGAACAAGTTTCTACCAGATACTTTTGGGAGGCCGCGGCACGATGAGAATGCCGCCGCAGACAAACGTCAGTGGGTGACGGGATACTTAGAAAGCCGTAACGGCACCGATCCTAGCGGACGCACTTTCCATGGTGGTGCGACCATCCTTCTACCGTTCGCAGACCAATTCTGGTGGATCGTCTATAACGACATCGGCTGGATACCGGACTCCTCCGACGGAGCAGGCGTCGTGCGCGTGGACGTGCCTCGCGGTTTCGTGACGGACCTCGCTTCTGTGCCCGCCTTCCTCTGGGCAGTTCTGCAAAAGACCGGCCGGTATGGCAACGCTGCCATCTATCACGACTACCTCTATTGGCAACAGACCTGCACGCGCGAGACGGCTGATCTAGTCTTTGACCGCGCAATGGTCGAGATGGGTGTAGATACTGTCACGCGGAACGTTATCTGGGCGGGCGTGCGCGTATTTGGAGGTAGAGCTTGGGAGGAGAACGCTGTTGAAAAAGCGGCAGGGGGAAGACGTCTCGTGAAGCGGTTTCCAGATCGTCCGACTATTACGTGGGAAGAGTGGCGGAAGCAGGCTGACGTCTTTTGA